The Chrysemys picta bellii isolate R12L10 chromosome 10, ASM1138683v2, whole genome shotgun sequence genome segment TATACATCCACCAAtgtaatctatctatctatatatatatagcttACATCATTTTAGAAAACATGTTCCAATGATTACTATCTAAATGATGTAAAAACAATTAATTTTCTTCAACATTTGTTTCCCCAGAAGAACAGGTGAATGAAAAGGGGATAAAGTTCTATAATGATACAATTAATAGTCTTTTGGAGAACAAGATTATCCCTATTGTGACCCTCTACCACTGGGATCTTCCACAGGTCTGAGaatatttaaatttattatgTTGTCTAATCTAGGGTTTCTGGTAGCTAACTTGTTTGTAAAAATAAACACCATCTGGATCAttttaagaaaacattttaaatattccagCATGCTTTCAAGTTATCAATAATTTCTCTGAGCTATCATTTTATATACTTAAGCACTGTTACATTCCCACTGTTTGTCACTGAATTCTGCCTCATTCAAACTGCTTATTCAGTTTCACTAAATCACCTTAAGTCACATCATAGCTTAGCTAGTGTCTATATTGAGTTACATACAATATAACCTTTAACAAAAAACAATGGCATATTGAATTTTAAGTTACATATCTGTTAATTCTTGTAATTATTACATATGCAGGTGCTCCAAGAAAAGTATGGTGGGTGGCAGAATATAAGCATGATAAGTTATTTTAATGATTATGCAAATCTGTGTTTTGAGAAGTTTGGCGATCGTGTGAAATACTGGATTACTTTTAATAACCCTTGGGTAAGTTACTGATGGCTTTCTTTTGGGCTACATAGATTTGGTCCCCAAATTTTGGGAGTGACCCtatagttacttttttttttccttctcatgtACTTGTAGGCAGTTGCTGAAGAAGGCTATGAGACAGGAGAGCATGCACCAGGACTGAAGCTCAGTGGAATAGGGGCATACAAAGCAGCACATCATATCATTAAAGTAAAACTAGAAATATGTTCTTTCTTGTATTGCTATCTTATTTTATGACTGAGATAAGTGGGtcttaattttttccccccaggaaaAGAAGGTTTTGTAGCAAAGATTCAACTTCTGAACAGCATACAAAAAGCACTCAAGAgttaatttaaatggaattatAAACTACTGGTGCTGAGATAATTAAGTATGCACTAGTATTGGATGCATGACATAGCACTCAGCTGCAACAATTCAGAggacaggtttttaaaaaaaccctctatttAATTGTCTCATTGAACATACTGCCAAATAGATCAGAAGAGAGAATTTTAAGGTAGCTTCTAtaaacaaagggtgaaatccagCCTCACTAGtctcaatggaagttttgtgatTGACTTCaacaaggccaggatttcacccaaagtgaACAAccttcatttaaagaaaaagtttCTCATTTAAATACAGACACACAGTAGAACAGATCTGCAGTAAAACAGAACTCTCCATTAAATGTTGGATGTCACCTTCATGAGGCCATCTTGGGAGCTGCAAAGGACTCTCACATAGGTCTGGTTGACatcttatttaaaacaaaagcttccatgagaaacaaattttttttgaaaaacctACGGTAACAATTTCCAGATGTGCATTTGTGCGACAAGTTTATCTTCCATGCTTCTATCACAGCTCAGGACAACTGTACCCTCCATCGTCCATCCACTCTCAGACTCCCAGCTCCCATGTCGCCacctttcttgggtggagacatgcatctctctccctccagactgGGGTATATCCAGGCTGCACAAGTTCCCTACCTACATTGTGAATTCCCCAGCAGAATACATGACCTCAGCAGTGCTTTGCCTTCTCTGAATCCTGAGGCTATAAATAGCATAATTGTCTACCagtataagttaccacacagctctttctaagcaagtacatttatCCTTAaggtaaaagagaaaaaatattaaaaatataaaaacctACACACAAGCTAATAAGGTTACCAAAGATCACCTCAACTCCACGAGGGGCTCTGGCAAgtgaacagtccttcaaaccccaccaaggtttttggttttttttctgttcataACTGCCTTGGCTCAGAACAACCACCCCCATGAATCTCAGAATCATTCTTTTATCCAGTCTGGGCCTCTGATCTTGTCCTCACGTAACagtgatcagcagacaatgggTTTCTGCTCAGGGCACAACTTCGAAAGTTTGGGTCGGGAAGTGAAAAGTTGCCTTTCCCTCCTTccaagtatttcctaggaatCCCAATGAGCTTTGTTTGTCTagcacagtgattctcaaacttttgtgctggtgacccctttcacatagcaagacgctgagtgtgacccccctaaaaaattaaatatatttaaaagtgtttttaacaccattataaatgctggatgcaaagcggggtctggggtgggggctgacagttcgcaaccccccatgtaataacctcgcgaccccctgtggggtcccaacccccagtttgagaacccctgtctagCACATTGTTTCAAAGAGACATTTGAAattcataacacttcccagggttcACATTAGCCATGTCTCCTCCCTAGAGacattacatacaatcccacaataatacattcctatttgcatttttaatataatgaacTCTAAAGGTACTGAAATTTAAATTAGTAAGGTTTAGCTTAATTCAACAATGTTTGTAGAGGATATTGCCGTATCTGTCAGAGATTCATTGACTCGTCCTGTACTGATTATTGCACGATAGGTTAGCATATACATATGTTCTTTTAATTACAGACTCATGCAAAGGTCTGGCATTCTTATAATAAGACATGGCGTAGCAAGCAACAAGGTAATAAGTATTCATTGTGTAATTATGCCTCTGCAGTAAGCGCTTAAAAGATTATGCATAACTGCAGAACTGTCACTTTCTATTTTAAGGTATGGTTGGAATTTCTTTAACTAGTGCCTGGGGTGAACCGGTTGATCTAACTAGCCAGAAGGACATTGAAGCTGCTGAAAGATACGTACAGTTTTACTTGGGATGGTTTGCCAATCCTATTTACAGTGGAGACTATCCTGAAGTTATGAAGAATTATGTAGGTAAGTCATGCTGACTATTTATACCTTGAATAAATAATATAGTTACAACAGTGACAACCTGATCAATGTGTATTTTAGTCCAAATTAAGGATAGGGTTTTGGAGGAGGGTTATtaataaaaatcatttttctgaAAGATTccagataaaaacaaaaatattatttttgttaattaaaaaCCAAACAGTAGTTTGCTCCTCTAAAAAGTATAATTATccacatttttacagatggggaaacagaagaAAGAAGTTAAGTTTTGTGCCCAAGAACACATGGCAAGTTAGCGGCGAACACCTGACTCCTAGTGATGTGCtttaagactgggattttcaaaggagactatgGGAGTTGGACACTTAAATTCCTGTTGCGCCTCTGAAAATCCCGATCTAAACCACATTTCTTCAGTCTTAGCCACATCAAGTAACGTTTATCCTTTACTATCCTTTCTTTAAAGGTAGAAAGAGGAAGATTGTTGTGTTCAGAGAGAAAGTGCTCACTCAAGGCTACACAATATTAGCACTTAAAATTTAGGATAGTTTAGTTTTGCTTTTGTGGTGTAAACAGTCAATCATGTGCGGAAGATGCATTTACCatctttttttgaaaaattttgatttAATAGGTAGAAAAAGTGCTCAACAAGGCCTGGGCATGTCAAGATTACCAACCTTCTCAGTGCAAGAGAAAAGCTACATTAAGGGTACATCTGATTTCCTGGGATTAAGTCATTTTACCACTCGTTACATTATACAGAAAAATTATTCCGCCCTCAAAGGGCCCAGTTACCACACTGATCGTGATTTGGTAGAACTGGTTGATCCAAAGTGGCCAGATCCAGGATCTAAATGGCTATATTCTGTGCCCTGGGGATTTAGAAGGTTACTCAACTTCATTAAGGTAATTTTAAACTAAGTCTTCTTTAAAGGAAGTTAACTAACAGTCTTGATTAATACAGGGTATGAATCTGTATCTCAGTGTCAGGCATAAATATCCAATACATCCACCAGTATTCTTATCTGTATATTGAAGGCTTATTTATTGCCacatacctagcacaatggggcctcaatctcagttggggtctcttTGCACTATATTCATAGAAATAGTTTATAATAAACTTCAGCTAACccaaagaaaaaagttaaatttttaactatgcttttcttttaaatgtaaccATAGTAGAAAAAAAATATAGTAAATAGATTTAAACcagttttctagaactttaattttatttaaaaaaattaattgtagtTGTATTAAGTATAATATTATTTCATTATTccaaaatgaatgtttttcttTGTAGACACAGTATGGGAATCCTCTCATTTACGTAACAGAGAATGGAGTTTCAGAAAAGCTGCAGTGTATTCAGTTGTGTGATGAATGGAGAATTGAATATCTGAAAGGGTATATTAATGAGCTGCTAAAAGGtgaactttaaaaacaaattttggcaCACATTTTATTGTGACTTTGTCCATTTTTTAAGCACTCTGATATTCTAACTCTGAAATTCTGACCTATACTGGGTTCAACATTGGAATAATTTATCAATTTCcatatttacaaaataaaaacaccGCACCTAATAATATACCATAATTACTCTTATGAAATCTTCCAGTGCATCTAGACTAAGGATAACagtttcaaaagtgtctaagtgacttaggagcctaagtctcattgactttcaataagagTCAGGTACCTAAGTGACtttcatgcttttgaaaattttaccccaaatTTTTCCTTCATTTTTGGTATAAAATAGGGCTGGCTTAGCACTatgtttctagtgaagacaaacTTGATCTGGTTGTTAACAAATTTGAAATCTATTTTCAGCCATAAACGATGGCGTTAACGTAAAGGGTTACACTGTCTGGTCTCTGCTGGATAAATTTGAATGGAATAAAGGTTATTCTGAAAGATTTGGATTATACCATGTtgattttaaaaaggggaataaacCCCGATACCCAAAGGCATCTGTCCACTATTACAAGATGATCATCAGTGCAAATGGATTCCCAAATCCAAGAGAGGTGAGTTCTATCATTAAACCTGCTTATTCCTaatttaggaccaaattctgctttgttTGAGATAAAAAAATAACTCTCATGAGTAACGAATGTGGGTTTTGACCTTAGATTACTATAGTATACCTACTCATTTAATTTAGGATTGTGTCAACTTGTGGGAGGGGGATAGgatgaccaaacagcaagtgtgaaaaatcaggacggaggtggggggtaataggagactatatatgaaaaagacccaaaaatcaggactgtccctataaaatcaggacatctggtcaccctagagggggATGAGAGGGGAAAGAGAATGATGAAATCTAATCTTACTATTATTGTTCTTTTATAACACATCAGTAAATTAACTACTTAAATAAAACTTTGTAATCACAATACCCACATTATTAATTTACTATGTTTAGAGACATTGCCTTTTGTGCTTTACAGACATTGCATGTGCATGATATCTAAAACAAGAAAAACCCTGAGAAATAATATTGAGTGGGTTTTCCAGTTTATTTTGTATCGTCCCAAGCAATTAACAACATgaaaatttattaaaataatattcatCATAATATGTACAAAGTAACATAAAAGTCATACAATCGACATGTAGTGTGAGAATAAGAGTACTGGAAAGAGTTGTAAATGACTAAAGTTCAGAGACATTGAAAATGGTGCTAATAAGACTGAATATATTCATAGTTTGGTGAAACCATTAGTATCacatcaaataataaataatattgaaaTTTTTAGGTGAAAAGTTGGCACCAAAAGGCCATAGAGACTTGTTCTATCACAAACCAACTCCTTGCTGCAGGTAATTACATTTATTCTGTATTTCTCATCcagtaaatatatattatatgggtttaaagggaaaacatttctGTGACTGAACATTAAAACTGGGTTCATGAAATATTTTCTCCTTGAAAAGAGAAAgctaaatctttttaaaaattatgacaAACTTCAGAATCAAACAGTACCTCTTAATTTACTACTAGTAATTCAAAATAGTGCAGCTAACAGGATTGTATTACAGTTTATTAATATTTCTGAATTTTCTTTTCTTAAGAATTATAGTAAAAACACTGAGGAGTCACAACTGTTAAAAACTTACTTCTGCAGATATTAATATTTCTCAGTGATTGTTTGCCCTTTTCAAAcataaaagcaaaaacaaaaacaaaaaccaaactcaGGGCAATCATGCAacagcagaaaaaaacaaaaaaaaaagcgaacTTGTAGCCTCTGAATGATGAGCATAAAAACTAGGGGTGAGAACTCGCAGCCCAGTGGGAGGGAGAGCTAAGGTGACTTTAAACCACCTTTGTGCTTTGTTGCTCTGGGCACTGGAGAAGCTCCTGGCATAAATTAGACAAGCTCTCAGAAACTAAATTAAGGCAGCTTCCCCAGACTGCCCTACAAACCACAGCACTGCCTGGAATAGCCACAGTGCTGTGGCCTGCCTCCAACACCTcccttctgcctccagctccctctcccatgcTGGGGTTTGTGAAGGGATCATCAATTCCTAAACTGGAGGGAAAAACTCTATTGGAGTGGACTCCTGAAACCATTAAGGAAGATGGGATGAATATGGTACATGTGTGTGGCCCATACTGTAGGATTAAGATATGAGGAGTCCATCCCTATGAATTAACATATCACTATAGCTTAAGTGTGTTTCTCATTCAACTCTTTGAGGgctactaatatatatatatatatatatgtgtgtgtgtgtgcatcaaaACAATTTGTACTACAGTCACCAAATAAAAGTTTAAAGAAGCAATTTAATTTTAATTCCACAGAGATACAATGCAGTCCTCAAAGGGTTAGAGTGCTTTCCAAAGATTTTTGActattttctttttcccccctttccttgaaaATTAGAGGAACAGCGGAATACTGCTGCTAATATACTGAGACTAATTCATGGTAAGCACAATTTTTTGTAACCCTTTGAGCACTGACATGTTTCAGAATTTACCACAAAAGATATAGATGAAGAGAGCTTAACATAAACTTGCTGCGGATTTTCAAAATATATAAAACATGTTTATTCTATCTTTTACAATTTCTTTCTCTCTGTTGTTTCTAGTGACGCCAGTTTAATGCAGATGCCAAtatgtaaaaaaattaattttagctTTAAACAAATTATGTTCAAAAAGATTCAAAGCTTAAAAAATAGAATGAACAAATAACTAAAATTATTCCATTAGAACAGATCTTATCTATTATTTTTTCTCTTCTCAAATTTCAGATCCCTTGACTACTCACATGGAAATGGTGACTGAAATTGTTGTACCAACGGTGTTCACACTCTGCATACTTATCAGTGCCATTCTATTAATGTTCCTTCTTCGGAAGCACAACTAAAACTACAAGTTTACATAACATCTTCATTTTGCATAGGCAATAAAATGCCACTCTTATTCTAACACTGTTTTAAAGGTTTCCACAGATGCCTCCTTTACGTAACActgtaatgttaaaaaaaaaaaatcagctttattTTTGTGTACATATTGTTGCTTCTACATTTTATTCAATTTCAGCCATAAGACGTAATTTAGAAATCTTACAAAGGCAATTCACGTCTCAGTATTATATTCTATCAAAATTCAACTGCAGGTTTTATCTTCCTTCATGTTTTGCAAAGTACACCTCTagcctgatataatgctgtcctcgggaggcAAAAAAAtgttaccacgttataggtgaaaccgcgttatatcgaacttggtttgaCCCACCGGAGTGCGCACACCGCCCTTccgaagcgctgctttaccgcgttatatctgaattcatgttatatcgggtcgcgttatttTGGGGTAGAGGCGTATGCATTTTCTTCATTAGGACAACAGGTGACTGAGATTAAATTGTTTCAAAGCTTGCCAATATATATTTCAAGGATAGGCAGATTGTTGGCAAGTTCTGTTTTCAACCTGTTCCAtggtaattaaaaatacagtgcTGATGTGCTAATTACGAAATACGAACATAGAATACTTACAGCATATCATACTTCAAAATCTTAATGGCATTGCATAAACATTAACTAGTCATCTCCATACAATAATAATTAGGTATTATTAACCCAAATTTTGCACACCGGTGGAATAAATGTGATAGACTAACTGACTTGTTCACAGACTTATGGT includes the following:
- the LCTL gene encoding lactase-like protein translates to MRKGIIKATIYVHGFLWGVGSSAYQTEGAWDKDGKGPSIWDAFTHKKGKVFMNETADSSCEGYYKVKDDIQLLKELKVNHYLLSISWPRIMPTGIKKEQVNEKGIKFYNDTINSLLENKIIPIVTLYHWDLPQVLQEKYGGWQNISMISYFNDYANLCFEKFGDRVKYWITFNNPWAVAEEGYETGEHAPGLKLSGIGAYKAAHHIIKTHAKVWHSYNKTWRSKQQGMVGISLTSAWGEPVDLTSQKDIEAAERYVQFYLGWFANPIYSGDYPEVMKNYVGRKSAQQGLGMSRLPTFSVQEKSYIKGTSDFLGLSHFTTRYIIQKNYSALKGPSYHTDRDLVELVDPKWPDPGSKWLYSVPWGFRRLLNFIKTQYGNPLIYVTENGVSEKLQCIQLCDEWRIEYLKGYINELLKAINDGVNVKGYTVWSLLDKFEWNKGYSERFGLYHVDFKKGNKPRYPKASVHYYKMIISANGFPNPREVKSWHQKAIETCSITNQLLAADPLTTHMEMVTEIVVPTVFTLCILISAILLMFLLRKHN